A window of the Planococcus citri chromosome 4, ihPlaCitr1.1, whole genome shotgun sequence genome harbors these coding sequences:
- the LOC135843575 gene encoding uncharacterized protein LOC135843575, producing the protein MTVTTATSTVTTSTATPTVTTASITAPIMHSTFRVLLNDFIPADPNLWFTLTDRQFQAHSITNPDEKLGFILAKLPHEVLSRASDILASKEAADIVLAKLTKRINSLYHVSSEERLDELLKNCSLGTKKPLVLLAEMRILAGPASNEELLQRLWMRRLPVRMQEHLAAHNVSLEALGQIADSLHSVMLNTGQISSLTPSADLTMQQFSQMPSTSFATQQFAPILPTSQFSSVPSTSQFSPIPPNSVIERLEQQIAALSAQIAAIASSSRPSRERSRSRSEGPRDRSRSRSQSRSANHPYCWYHFKFGMDAKKCTPPCKFVSLNSTGKPENQ; encoded by the coding sequence ATGACTGTCACTACAGCTACCTCCACCGTTACCACCTCAACTGCAACTCCAACTGTAACCACTGCAAGTATCACTGCCCCGATCATGCATTCTACCTTTCGCGTTCTTCTAAACGACTTTATACCTGCAGATCCAAATCTCTGGTTTACACTAACTGATCGCCAGTTTCAAGCCCACAGCATCACTAACCCTGATGAAAAATTGGGCTTTATTCTCGCCAAATTACCGCATGAGGTACTGTCCAGGGCAAGCGATATACTAGCCTCAAAGGAGGCAGCGGATATTGTACTTGCCAAATTAACCAAACGAATTAATTCCTTATATCACGTTTCGAGTGAAGAACGCCTTGATGAGTTActaaaaaattgctcattaGGAACTAAAAAACCTTTGGTGCTCTTAGCCGAAATGCGAATTTTGGCTGGTCCCGCCTCCAATGAAGAATTATTGCAACGCCTATGGATGCGTCGTCTACCTGTACGAATGCAGGAGCACCTAGCTGCGCATAACGTATCCCTAGAAGCGTTGGGGCAAATTGCTGACTCTCTGCACTCCGTAATGCTGAATACTGGACAAATCTCGAGTCTCACTCCATCAGCTGACCTGACTATGCAACAATTTTCGCAAATGCCTTCAACGTCCTTCGCCACACAGCAATTCGCGCCAATTCTACCAACTTCGCAATTTTCATCGGTTCCATCAACTTCTCAATTTTCGCCAATTCCTCCAAATTCAGTAATCGAGCGCCTAGAACAACAAATTGCAGCACTTTCTGCCCAAATTGCTGCCATCGCCTCTTCATCTAGGCCATCCAGGGAGCGCTCCCGCTCAAGAAGTGAAGGACCAAGGGACCGCAGTCGTTCTCGTTCTCAATCTCGCTCAGCAAATCATCCTTACTGCTGGTATCATTTCAAATTTGGCATGGATgctaaaaaatgcactcctccGTGCAAATTTGTCTCTCTGAATTCCACTGGCAAACCGGAAAACCAGTAA
- the LOC135844641 gene encoding uncharacterized protein LOC135844641 isoform X2 produces MNNILLICGIFLMGIISANVEPVQSSTPPNDAPSLSCILFKELGCRVQCTSIMKLQDFSQSSASCNDEQACTCTINSESLDTLWNKKFDADDVLRQIKQNGKLVEKVTRVLENASRTSEQSKQDLQAILPKQLFSKIQVKNDTTKINVGEIRKIVDNEVKSLVQFLNSPEVDATDLDYLNWVDNFYTYLDGNKENASIQSVYHQVGLAKNDVLKELLDFYLEEEGTPQIDRTIKYKQDNVVAQMVANRLINGMINKYGLPKITPSPDTSLD; encoded by the exons ATGAATAACATATTGTTAATTTGTGGCATCTTTCTCATGGGCATTATTTCAG CCAATGTTGAACCGGTTCAAAGCTCGACACCACCCAACGATGCTCCTTCTCTAAGCTGTATACTTTTCAAAGAACTTGGTTGCCGCGTTCAATGCACATCCATTATGAAACTACAAGACTTCTCTCAAAGTTCAGCATCCTGCAACGATGAGCAAGCATGTACCTGTACAATCAATTCGGAATCCCTGGACACCTTATGGAATAAGAAATTCGATGCGGATGATGTGCTTAGACAAATCaaacaaaatggaaaacttGTCGAAAAGGTTACACGAGTATTAGAAAATGCATCTCGAACGAGTGAACAATCCAAGCAAGACCTCCaggcaattttaccaaaacaacTGTTCAGCAAAATTCAAGTTAAAAATGATACAACCAAAATCAATGTCGGAGAAATAAGGAAAATTGTCGACAATGAAGTGAAATCATTAGTGCAATTTCTAAATTCACCCGAAGTCGACGCCACAGATCTGGATTACTTGAATTGGGTGGATAATTTCTACACATACTTGGATGGTAATAAAGAAAATGCCAGCATCCAAAGCGTTTATCATCAAGTTGGTCTAgctaaaaatgatgttttgaaagaaTTGCTCGATTTCTATTTAGAGGAAGAGGGCACTCCACAGATAGATAgaacaataaaatataaacaGGATAATGTTGTTGCTCAAATGGTGGCTAACAGGCTGATCAATGGAATGATAAATAAATACGGTCTTCCCAAGATTACCCCCAGCCCTGATACCAGCCTTGATTAA
- the LOC135844776 gene encoding uncharacterized protein LOC135844776 gives MNNLSFICGTLLIGIISANANPVHSQVPSDNNPSLSCVLFKELGCDVQCTFMAKLQDSTSETSASCNDEQKCTCTVKSDESDDSLVALWNKKFEADDDLIEQIRQGRSLPRKVKQVLKKNASRTGEQCKQALATILPKRLYSQIRVKQNNTTEINQTKIDVESIKQLVNEDEVNSVMRNSPEFYSTNLNCLSWVHNFFVYLKARKQSASIQSIYHQVDLTGNGLLKEKLGFFLKKNDAPKIDTTIKYEQDNAASQIVANMVVDGMIKSLGLPKCFPRSS, from the exons ATGAATAACTTATCATTCATTTGCGGAACCTTGCTCATCGGCATCATATCAG CCAATGCCAACCCAGTTCATAGCCAGGTCCCATCAGATAATAACCCTTCTCTAAGCTGTGTTCTTTTCAAAGAACTCGGCTGCGACGTTCAATGCACATTCATGGCAAAACTGCAAGACTCGACCTCTGAAACTTCAGCATCCTGCAACGATGAGCAAAAATGCACCTGTACAGTCAAATCGGACGAATCTGACGATTCCCTGGTCGCCTTgtggaataaaaaattcgaagCGGATGATGACCTGATTGAACAAATTAGACAAGGTAGATCACTTCCCAGAAAGGTTAAGCAAGTGTTGAAGAAAAATGCATCTCGAACGGGCGAGCAATGTAAACAAGCCCTCGCGACAATTCTGCCGAAACGCCTGTATAGTCAAATTCGTGttaaacaaaataatacaacCGAAATTAATCAGACAAAAATAGATGTGGAATCTATAAAGCAATTGGTCAACGAAGATGAAGTGAATTCAGTGATGCGGAATTCGCCTGAATTCTACTCCACCAATCTGAATTGCTTGAGTTGGGTGCATAATTTCTTCGTATACTTGAAAGCTCGTAAACAAAGTGCCAGCATCCAAAGTATTTATCATCAAGTTGATCTAACTGGTAATggacttttgaaagaaaaacttggTTTCTTTTTGAAGAAGAATGACGCTCCAAAGATAGATACAACTATCAAGTACGAACAGGATAATGCTGCTTCTCAAATTGTGGCCAATATGGTGGTTGATGGAATGATCAAGAGCCTTGGTCTTCCCAAATGTTTCCCCAGGTCCTCATAA
- the LOC135844892 gene encoding uncharacterized protein LOC135844892 translates to MNNISLICGILYIGILAADITPVHSTENAQDSQTTAPSQPSIYTPSLSCIVLGNLGCGVQCSYIGKLQNAHLTLGQCDKNQACICNIQSGTLRELWNAKFNSDDILKQIKKDKTLIRKVGEALRNPYKTGEQSKQDLEEILPKEMFEKLRLRYDTNKLNQRNPDLADLKKFVEKKMLSEVLGSPYYNHKHPERHNWLLSLFNFLRETKDEASIQSIYHQIALTNNDTLKGKLENYLKRYPESPRVDTTVQYEQDSGLPQVVTNMALDGMINHVKIPEDFRNFP, encoded by the exons ATGAATAATATATCATTAATTTGTGGAATCTTATACATTGGTATACTTGCTG CCGATATCACTCCGGTTCACAGCACAGAAAATGCGCAAGATTCTCAAACCACAGCACCCTCCCAACCGTCCATCTATACTCCTTCTTTGAGCTGCATTGTTTTAGGAAATCTTGGATGCGGAGTTCAATGCTCTTACATTGGAAAACTCCAAAACGCCCACCTTACATTAGGACAGTGCGACAAGAATCAAGCATGCATCTGTAACATCCAATCGGGAACTCTGCGCGAATTGTGGAATGCAAAATTTAACTCGGACGATATTctcaaacaaatcaaaaaagatAAAACCCTCATCAGAAAAGTTGGAGAAGCTTTACGAAACCCATATAAAACGGGCGAGCAAAGTAAACAAGACCTCGaggaaattttaccaaaagaaatgttcgaaaaacTTCGCCTCAGGTATGACACTAACAAACTGAACCAGAGGAACCCAGATTTGGctgatttgaagaaatttgtcgaaaaaaagaTGTTATCCGAAGTGCTGGGTTCGCCTTATTATAACCATAAGCATCCAGAACGTCATAATTGGTTACTCAGTTTATTCAACTTCTTGCGCGAAACCAAGGATGAAGCTAGTATCCAAAGTATATATCATCAAATTGCTCTCACCAACAATGATACTTTGAAAGGAAAGCTGGAAAACTATTTGAAAAGATACCCAGAGTCTCCTCGGGTAGATACGACTGTTCAGTACGAACAAGATAGCGGACTTCCTCAAGTGGTCACTAATATGGCCTTGGATGGAATGATCAATCATGTTAAAATTCCTGAAGATTTTCGTAATTTCCCATAA
- the LOC135844641 gene encoding uncharacterized protein LOC135844641 isoform X1: MMICHSQLKTPVLRSRFFALFYYKTGNFSLRKIVTANKLTTVQLKCEFFIAPKTPNVEPVQSSTPPNDAPSLSCILFKELGCRVQCTSIMKLQDFSQSSASCNDEQACTCTINSESLDTLWNKKFDADDVLRQIKQNGKLVEKVTRVLENASRTSEQSKQDLQAILPKQLFSKIQVKNDTTKINVGEIRKIVDNEVKSLVQFLNSPEVDATDLDYLNWVDNFYTYLDGNKENASIQSVYHQVGLAKNDVLKELLDFYLEEEGTPQIDRTIKYKQDNVVAQMVANRLINGMINKYGLPKITPSPDTSLD, translated from the exons ATGATGATTTGTCACTCCCAATTAAAAACACCTGTACTACGATCACGTTTCTTCGCACTATTTTACTATAAAACGGGAAATTTTTCGTTGCGTAAAATAGTTACTGCAAACAAGCTGACTACAGTGCAACtaaagtgtgaatttttcattgctcCAAAAACAC CCAATGTTGAACCGGTTCAAAGCTCGACACCACCCAACGATGCTCCTTCTCTAAGCTGTATACTTTTCAAAGAACTTGGTTGCCGCGTTCAATGCACATCCATTATGAAACTACAAGACTTCTCTCAAAGTTCAGCATCCTGCAACGATGAGCAAGCATGTACCTGTACAATCAATTCGGAATCCCTGGACACCTTATGGAATAAGAAATTCGATGCGGATGATGTGCTTAGACAAATCaaacaaaatggaaaacttGTCGAAAAGGTTACACGAGTATTAGAAAATGCATCTCGAACGAGTGAACAATCCAAGCAAGACCTCCaggcaattttaccaaaacaacTGTTCAGCAAAATTCAAGTTAAAAATGATACAACCAAAATCAATGTCGGAGAAATAAGGAAAATTGTCGACAATGAAGTGAAATCATTAGTGCAATTTCTAAATTCACCCGAAGTCGACGCCACAGATCTGGATTACTTGAATTGGGTGGATAATTTCTACACATACTTGGATGGTAATAAAGAAAATGCCAGCATCCAAAGCGTTTATCATCAAGTTGGTCTAgctaaaaatgatgttttgaaagaaTTGCTCGATTTCTATTTAGAGGAAGAGGGCACTCCACAGATAGATAgaacaataaaatataaacaGGATAATGTTGTTGCTCAAATGGTGGCTAACAGGCTGATCAATGGAATGATAAATAAATACGGTCTTCCCAAGATTACCCCCAGCCCTGATACCAGCCTTGATTAA